Genomic DNA from Chlorogloeopsis sp. ULAP01:
CTCGTTATTCCACCACAGGTTCTAGCCGCAAAGTTAATGCCCAACCAGCCCTAGTTGATACTCGTTTAGGGAAAATAGTGCTAGCACATAATGGCAATTTAGTCAACGTTGCACAATTGCGGGAAGAGTTACTGCAAAAAAACTGCAACTTAGTCACTACAACTGATTCAGAGATGATTGCTTTTGCGATCGCCGAAGAAGTCAACGTAGGTAGAGATTGGTTAGAAGGTTGCATTAAAGCTTTTGGTCGTTGTCAGGGAGCTTTTAGTTTAGTCATAGGCACGCCCAGTGGTGTCATGGGTGTTCGCGATCCCAATGGTATTCGTCCCCTCGTCATTGGTATTTTGGAAAGCGATCCAGTGCGTTACGTCCTTGCTTCTGAAACTTGTGCTTTAGATATCATCGGTGCCGAATTTCTGCGGGATGTGCAACCAGGTGAGCTAGTTTGGATTACAGAAGAGGGTTTGACTTCCTATCATTGGTACCAACAGCCACAACGTAAGTTGTGTATCTTTGAGATGATTTACTTTGCCCGCCCTGATAGCGTGATGCGGGGAGAAAGTTTATACAGCTACCGGATGCGATTAGGGCGGCACCTAGCAGAAGAATCACCCACAGAAGCCGATATCGTCATTGGTGTTCCTGATTCTGGTGTACCAGCAGCTATTGGATTTTCTCAAGCTTCCGGCATCCCTTATGCGGAAGGACTGATCAAAAATCGCTATGTGGGGCGCACTTTTATTCAGCCTACCCAATCTATGCGTGAGTCGGGCATTCGCATGAAACTAAACCCACTCAAAGACGTGTTATATGGCAAACGAGTTGTAATTGTAGATGACTCAATTGTGCGCGGCACGACTAGCCGAAAATTGGTCAAAACCTTGCGTGAAGCCGGTGCGCTAGAGGTACATATGCGAATTTCCTCGCCGCCGGTAACTCATCCCTGCTTCTACGGCATTGATACTGATACCCAGGATCAACTGATCGCTGCAACTAAATCAGTAGAGGAAATAACCAAGCAGCTAGAGGTAGACAGTCTTGCCTATCTCAGCTGGCAGGGAATGCTCGCAGCAACACGAGAAGATCCACAAAGCTTTTGCTCTGCTTGCTTCACAGGAGATTATCCGATTCCTGTGCCAGAACCAATGAAGCGTACTAAGCTGATGTTGGAAAAAGTGGTGGTGTAAGTTAGGGATCGGGGACAGGTGACTAGGGACTTGGAAAGAAGCTCCAGGGACAGAGGGGCTTCAGGAGCACCAGGAGCAATACCCAATCCCCGATCCCCAATTTAACTTTTCTGTAAAAATTCAATTTTTGGTAATAAAGGATCGGAAACAACACCCACACCGAGAAAACCCCAACGTTTCAGCAAATTTCCTATTTGCGATCCAGCAATAGACTCTACTGCAAAGCGGTTTGCTACTTCTGTAGCATGGGTGTTGAGATAGCTCAAGGCGTCAAAATGCTCGCGAAACAACAACAAGTAACCCAGTTTTTCCGAATTAGGGCGAGCTGCAAGATAACTACCGTCAGTTTTTGACCGTATTAGATAATAAACTTCAGAAAACATAATCAACAGTCAATAGTCCATAGTCAAAAGTCTAGACGTTTTTTACTAATGACTAATGACTAATAACTAATTGAGATTTTCTAAACGGATGCGAGGATCGGCAACTTTCAGTAGTAAATCTGCTATTAAATTGCCCACGATCAGCAAAACTGCACCCATGATCAAACTTGCCATCAATAAATATAAATCTTGAGCTTGTACTGCCTGTAGTGTTAACCTTCCTAAACCAGGCCAGTTAAAGAAAAATTCGGCAATGAATGCACCGCTTAGTAAACCTGCCAATTCAAAACCCAATAAAGTAATTAACGGGTTAATGGCGTTGCGCAGAGCGTGAACATAAATAACTCGATTTTCTGGCAATCCCTTCGCACGGGCTGTTTGAATGTAATCTTGGCGCAACACATCAAGTAGTTCACCGCGAGTAATGCGCTGTAAACCAGCAAAGCTGGTGATACTCAAAGCGATGGTAGGTAAGATCATATGCCAGCCGACATCGAGTATTTTACCAAACCATGTCAGATCACCGTGATTGATGCTAGTTATGCCACCGACTGGGAAGAGTGGGGCTGTCATTTGGGCAAAAATTAACAGTAACAGGGCAGTGATGAAACTAGGAAATCCTTGTCCAGCATAACTAACCACTTGCAAAATCCTATCGGTAAAACGATTTTGTTTGACGGCAGCAACAATGCCCAATGGAATAGCGATCGCCCAAGTAATAATCAAAGATGCGATCGCCAATAACAAAGTTGCAGGTACTCGTTCCCAAATCAGTGAGGCTACGGAGCGCTGGTAAACAAAACTTGTGCCAAAATCTCCTTTAGTCAGGATTCGCCAAAGCCAAAGAAAATACTGCTCTGGCCAAGATTTATCCAATCCAAATTGTTGCTGAAGTTCCTCAATGCGTTCCGGAGAAATTTTTGGGTTTTGCCGTAGTGTATCTACATAATCACCAGGAGCAAGTTGAATGATAAAAAACGACAACGCCGACGCCAATAACAAAGTCAACAAAGCCTGCAATGCTCGCTTGATGACATAAAGAAAAGTCTCACTTGTAATCAGCCTTACCAGCCAATCCCGACTTGCCTCCACCGAAATTCTCGTAGTAGTCATTTGTGATTTGTCCTTTGTCCTTTATCCTTAGTCATTAGCCAAGGACTAATGACCAATGACCAATGACTAATATTCAACCAGGGTGATAATCGGCACGTCCGGCAGATTTTTACGCCCTTGTAAATCCCGTAGCTCGATGATAAACCCAAACCCGACCAGTTCGCAGCCTATTTTCTGTACTAGCTGTGCTGTTGCACTGGCGGTTCCACCTGTGGCGATCAAATCGTCTACAATCAAGACTCGGCACTCTGGTTGCAAAGCATCTTGATGCATTTCCAAGCAGTCTGTACCATATTCCAGTTCATACTCAATAGAATGCACTGCTGCTGGTAGCTTACCTGGTTTGCGAACAGGGATAAAACCTGCTCCGATTTTATAAGCCAGAGGCGTGCCAAACATAAAGCCTCGTGACTCCATTCCCACCACGTAATCTGCCTTCAGCCTGGCATCGAGAATCTTTTGTGTGAATAAGTCAATAGTATGGCGCAAACCTTCTGGATCGCGCAAAAGTGTAGTGATATCCCGAAATACAATTCCGGGTTTAGGAAAATCTGGAATATCACGAATCAGAGACTTCAGATCCATAGATTAAAGATAGCTTTGATCAAGATACAGCAGTACATCCTTGCTCCCATCTGCCGATAGGAATCTATCGGGTGGTTGCGGGCAGATACCTGACAAATCGTACACTATAATGTCATACGCATGGAATTAGCACTCTGTTGCTATCCATTGACGATTATCTGAATCTACACCAAGCTAAGGATGGAATGATAGTAACAACAATAAACAATAGAAAATAAAATTTACGCTTTGAAAACATTAAGCTGTGTATGCGGAAATATTTGAATAGAAAGAGTAACTAATGTATGTATCATAGTCGGGCAGTTATTCTACTGCCACAAGTGAACATTTCCCGCTTAAGCTATCTATCTTAAATTAGTTTTACCGAGTCTGTCGCAGCCGCACAAGGTATTTATAATGAATGTCTCTGCTAGTGTAACGCCTTTTAATAGTCCAACTTCCCAATCGCTACCAA
This window encodes:
- the purF gene encoding amidophosphoribosyltransferase, whose translation is MIPKHSVTSDDYPRQNNLMNDQQTRTDKPEEACGVFGIYAPGEDVAKLTYFGLYALQHRGQESAGIATFEGEQVHLHKDMGLVSQVFNETNLSDLPGSIAVGHTRYSTTGSSRKVNAQPALVDTRLGKIVLAHNGNLVNVAQLREELLQKNCNLVTTTDSEMIAFAIAEEVNVGRDWLEGCIKAFGRCQGAFSLVIGTPSGVMGVRDPNGIRPLVIGILESDPVRYVLASETCALDIIGAEFLRDVQPGELVWITEEGLTSYHWYQQPQRKLCIFEMIYFARPDSVMRGESLYSYRMRLGRHLAEESPTEADIVIGVPDSGVPAAIGFSQASGIPYAEGLIKNRYVGRTFIQPTQSMRESGIRMKLNPLKDVLYGKRVVIVDDSIVRGTTSRKLVKTLREAGALEVHMRISSPPVTHPCFYGIDTDTQDQLIAATKSVEEITKQLEVDSLAYLSWQGMLAATREDPQSFCSACFTGDYPIPVPEPMKRTKLMLEKVVV
- a CDS encoding ABC transporter permease, which produces MTTTRISVEASRDWLVRLITSETFLYVIKRALQALLTLLLASALSFFIIQLAPGDYVDTLRQNPKISPERIEELQQQFGLDKSWPEQYFLWLWRILTKGDFGTSFVYQRSVASLIWERVPATLLLAIASLIITWAIAIPLGIVAAVKQNRFTDRILQVVSYAGQGFPSFITALLLLIFAQMTAPLFPVGGITSINHGDLTWFGKILDVGWHMILPTIALSITSFAGLQRITRGELLDVLRQDYIQTARAKGLPENRVIYVHALRNAINPLITLLGFELAGLLSGAFIAEFFFNWPGLGRLTLQAVQAQDLYLLMASLIMGAVLLIVGNLIADLLLKVADPRIRLENLN
- a CDS encoding adenine phosphoribosyltransferase; translated protein: MDLKSLIRDIPDFPKPGIVFRDITTLLRDPEGLRHTIDLFTQKILDARLKADYVVGMESRGFMFGTPLAYKIGAGFIPVRKPGKLPAAVHSIEYELEYGTDCLEMHQDALQPECRVLIVDDLIATGGTASATAQLVQKIGCELVGFGFIIELRDLQGRKNLPDVPIITLVEY